One genomic segment of Sander lucioperca isolate FBNREF2018 chromosome 10, SLUC_FBN_1.2, whole genome shotgun sequence includes these proteins:
- the si:ch211-113g11.6 gene encoding semaphorin-7A, producing MNYFILLSLFATIITGKSPRLKFVLHETSRFHFNKPENYISMYHQEGSDMLYVGGQAMIYVLTFTNRGVRNLQIPAASDQTAIDTCKAKAAPLELECDNFITVIQKVNDTMIICGTNAGSPRCWMLVNETVLTDVQGNGQIASASDISPPYPSQKSISLPADGSLYSAMSSVAGHAGSIRRTFGSQKLLKTENVWLLNPQFAGAAIMPSTLKYKEEIYFFFSELNKTARVDEEPYRARIGRICTVDEGGIKALLADSWTTFMKARVMCGAGNTQQQYNNMKQAVVLTAQDKRAGVLYGLFSNAWGRTVICAYSIEDIDQAFSTSKLKGYSSPFIGSRPGMCVRKNSTAGGHNDIKNLGVIRYHPEIEDVIRPVGVAPLDLPTDDQITHAVADIVLAVNDEHYSVLYLGTDQGKVLKVLHSSEGVFIISQYSLFHNEGPVLNMAIDSQKGHLYVGTAMEVQRLPLADCSRYGDTCRECILSRDPYCGWDRSRRKCIPIPPGYNVTTGTLIQNLDRSNSSVCGEAAALKQRSTSPREVLVQSNTSIFLPCPVRSFHATYRWVKDNCVKNYPCLFSGDFCVLGPAIDTPLKEGVFRCIATEDGFKVEVISFRLVNDGRLLAASLASTLGPSILLAMATLWLH from the exons ATGAATTATTTCATCCTGCTGTCGCTTTTTGCCACGATTATCACCGGAAAGTCACCTCGGCTGAAATTTGTTCTACACG AGACCTCCAGGTTCCACTTCAACAAACCGGAGAACTACATCAGCATGTACCACCAGGAAGGGAGCGACATGCTGTATGTGGGCGGCCAGGCGATGATCTATGTGTTGACGTTCACTAACAGAGGGGTCCGCAACCTGCAG ATCCCAGCGGCATCTGACCAGACTGCAATTGATACCTGCAAGGCAAAGGCTGCGCCACTCGAG TTGGAGTGTGATAATTTCATCACCGTCATTCAGAAAGTAAATGACACAATGATAATATGTGGAACTAATGCTGGAAGCCCCAGGTGCTGGATGCTG GTAAATGAGACTGTGCTGACTGACGTCCAGGGCAACGGGCAGATAGCATCAGCCTCTGACATCTCACCACCATATCCTTCCCAAAAGTCCATCAGCTTGCCTGCAG ATGGGAGTCTGTATTCTGCTATGTCGTCGGTGGCAGGTCACGCCGGCTCGATCCGCCGTACGTTTGGATCCCAGAAACTCCTGAAGACGGAGAACGTTTGGCTGCTGA ATCCGCAGTTTGCCGGTGCAGCCATAATGCCGTCTACACTGAAGTACAAGGAGGAGATCTACTTCTTCTTCAGTGAGCTCAACAAGACAGCCAGAGTGGACGAGGAGCCTTACAGGGCACGCATTGGCCGAATCTGTACG GTGGACGAAGGCGGCATCAAAGCCCTGCTGGCAGACTCATGGACCACCTTCATGAAGGCCCGGGTCATGTGCGGCGCAGGAAACACTCAGCAGCAGTACAACAACATGAAGCAGGCGGTGGTGCTGACAGCGCAAGACAAGAGGGCTGGAGTCCTGTATGGCCTGTTTTCCAACGCATG GGGTAGAACAGTGATCTGTGCCTACTCCATTGAAGATATTGACCAGGCTTTCTCCACATCCAAACTGAAGGGCTACAGCAGTCCATTCATTGGCAGTCGCCCTGGGATG TGTGTCCGCAAAAACTCAACAGCAGGAGGTCACAACGACATCAAAAACCTTGGGGTGATCAGATACCATCCAGAAATTGAGGATGTGATCCGGCCCGTCGGTGTGGCTCCACTGGACCTGCCCACAGATGACCAAATCACACATGCTGTGGCAGACATCGTCCTGGCGGTCAATGATGAGCACTACAGCGTCCTGTACCTCGGAACAg ACCAAGGCAAAGTTCTCAAAGTTCTTCACAGCAGCGAGGGGGTCTTCATCATATCTCAGTACTCTCTGTTTCACAATGAGGGCCCCGTTCTCAACATGGCCATCGACTCCCAAAAG GGACACCTGTATGTTGGTACAGCGATGGAGGTCCAGCGGCTGCCACTGGCTGACTGCAGTCGCTATGGCGACACGTGCAGGGAGTGCATCCTTTCCCGGGATCCGTACTGCGGCTGGGACAGGTCCAGGAGGAAGTGTATCCCAATCCCACCTGGATACAACGTCACCACAGG GACACTCATTCAGAATCTGGACCGTTCAAACTCCTCGGTTTGTGGGGAAGCTGCTG CTTTAAAGCAGCGTAGCACTTCTCCCAGAGAAGTGCTGGTGCAGTCCAACACCTCCATCTTTCTCCCTTGCCCTGTGCGCTCCTTCCACGCCACCTACCGCTGGGTGAAAGACAACTGTGTCAAGAACTACCCCTGCCTCTTCTCCGGAGACTTCTGCGTCCTGGGGCCGGCTATTGACACGCCCCTGAAGGAAGGCGTCTTCCGCTGCATAGCCACCGAGGACGGATTCAAAGTGGAGGTCATCTCCTTCAGGCTGGTGAACGACGGCAGGCTCCTGGCCGCCTCCCTGGCCTCCACCTTGGGGCCGTCGATCCTGCTCGCCATGGCTACCCTGTGGCTCCATTAA